The Streptomyces sp. Je 1-332 genome has a window encoding:
- a CDS encoding DUF3151 domain-containing protein, with translation MAIHKDLLGGPPPTHLPDDPEPRELLANGAAPADVAAKYPTSSLAWAQLADEAFERGSVVESYAYARTGYHRGLDSLRRSGWKGHGPVPWEHEPNRGFLRALHGLARAAQSIGEQEEYERCAGFLRDSSQTAADTLG, from the coding sequence ATGGCCATTCACAAGGATCTGCTCGGGGGACCGCCCCCGACCCACCTGCCCGACGACCCGGAGCCGCGCGAGCTGCTCGCGAACGGTGCGGCGCCCGCCGACGTCGCCGCGAAGTACCCCACCTCCTCCCTCGCCTGGGCACAGCTCGCCGACGAGGCGTTCGAGCGGGGCAGCGTCGTCGAGTCGTACGCGTACGCCCGCACCGGCTACCACCGCGGCCTCGACTCGCTGCGCCGCAGCGGCTGGAAGGGCCACGGCCCGGTGCCGTGGGAGCACGAGCCGAACCGCGGCTTCCTGCGGGCCCTGCACGGCCTCGCACGCGCCGCGCAGTCGATCGGCGAGCAGGAGGAGTACGAGCGCTGCGCCGGTTTCCTGCGGGACTCCTCCCAGACGGCGGCGGACACCCTGGGTTAG
- a CDS encoding tryptophan 2,3-dioxygenase family protein, giving the protein MSQEADTPNLDFAGTTPYEDYVQADVLTHLQHLRSDDPGEMVFLVTTQVMELWFTVIVHEWETASHALRRDDIPTAVAALKRSLRELEALNASWRPLAQLTPAQFNSYRGSLGEGSGFQSAMYRRMEFLLGDKSASMLVPHRGAPRVHAELEKALQEPSLYDEVLALLSRRGHAVPDAVLQRDLTKKYEPSPEVEKVWTDLYSGDESSELARLGEVMTDVAELVWRWRNDHLVATRRAMGSKTGTGGSAGVAWLEKRAQKNVFPELWTARSHV; this is encoded by the coding sequence ATGTCCCAAGAGGCGGACACCCCGAACCTCGACTTCGCAGGAACCACCCCTTACGAGGACTACGTGCAGGCGGACGTCCTCACGCACCTCCAGCACCTGCGCTCCGACGATCCCGGAGAGATGGTCTTCCTGGTCACCACCCAGGTGATGGAGCTGTGGTTCACGGTCATCGTGCACGAGTGGGAGACCGCGTCGCACGCCCTGCGCCGCGACGACATCCCCACCGCCGTGGCCGCGCTCAAGCGCAGCCTGCGCGAGCTGGAGGCGCTGAACGCCTCCTGGCGCCCGCTGGCGCAGCTCACCCCCGCCCAGTTCAACTCCTACCGCGGTTCGCTCGGCGAGGGGTCCGGATTCCAGTCCGCGATGTACCGCCGCATGGAGTTCCTGCTCGGCGACAAGTCCGCGTCGATGCTGGTGCCGCACCGGGGCGCGCCGCGCGTCCACGCGGAGCTGGAGAAGGCGCTCCAGGAGCCGAGCCTGTACGACGAGGTGCTCGCCCTGCTTTCCCGCCGCGGCCACGCCGTCCCGGACGCCGTCCTGCAGCGCGACCTGACGAAGAAGTACGAGCCGTCGCCCGAGGTCGAGAAGGTGTGGACCGACCTCTACTCGGGTGACGAGAGCTCTGAACTCGCCCGCCTGGGCGAGGTGATGACGGATGTCGCCGAGCTCGTGTGGCGCTGGCGCAATGACCATCTGGTGGCGACCCGGCGCGCGATGGGCTCCAAGACGGGCACGGGCGGCTCGGCGGGCGTGGCGTGGCTGGAGAAGCGCGCGCAGAAGAACGTGTTCCCCGAGCTGTGGACTGCGAGGAGCCATGTCTGA
- the kynU gene encoding kynureninase, with protein sequence MSEADLKAIAAKRDAEDELRGKRDEFVLDDSVYLDGNSLGALPAVVQARVADVITRQWGQLRIRSWDESGWWTAPERIGDRIAPLVGAAPGQIVVGDSTSVNVFKALVAAVRMARDSGEGRDEIVVDATTFPTDGYIAESAARMTDCRLVPVAPGEVRGVLGPRTAVVLLNHADYRTGRLHDLPGLTAAVHDAGALVVWDLCHTAGALPVGLDAHGVDLAVGCTYKYLNGGPGSPAYIYVRADLQARFDSPLPGWNSHAEPFGMRPEFEAADGAVRGRVGTPDILSMLALDAALDVWDGVSIDAVRAKSLALTDFFVECVRAYVPEGRVEVLTPAAHEERGSQVALRCHDAGDVMRRLVEQGVVGDFRAPDVLRFGFTPLYVGFADVERAAGVLARTLGDSAS encoded by the coding sequence ATGTCTGAGGCCGACCTCAAGGCGATAGCGGCGAAGCGGGATGCTGAGGATGAACTCCGGGGCAAGAGGGACGAGTTCGTCCTGGATGACTCCGTCTACCTGGACGGAAATTCGCTGGGCGCGCTCCCGGCGGTCGTCCAGGCCCGCGTGGCAGACGTCATCACCCGCCAGTGGGGCCAACTCCGCATCCGCTCCTGGGACGAGAGCGGCTGGTGGACCGCCCCCGAGCGGATCGGCGACCGCATAGCCCCGCTCGTGGGCGCGGCGCCCGGCCAGATCGTCGTCGGCGACTCGACGAGCGTGAACGTCTTCAAGGCCCTGGTGGCCGCCGTACGCATGGCCCGTGACTCGGGCGAGGGGCGGGACGAGATCGTCGTTGACGCGACGACGTTCCCCACGGACGGGTACATCGCCGAGTCCGCGGCGCGGATGACGGACTGCCGTCTGGTGCCGGTCGCCCCGGGCGAGGTGCGCGGTGTACTCGGCCCGCGCACGGCCGTGGTCCTGCTCAACCACGCCGACTACCGCACCGGCCGCCTGCACGATCTGCCCGGCCTGACGGCGGCCGTGCACGACGCGGGCGCGCTCGTGGTCTGGGACCTGTGCCATACCGCCGGTGCGCTGCCCGTCGGGCTCGACGCGCACGGTGTGGACCTCGCGGTCGGGTGCACCTACAAGTACCTGAACGGGGGGCCTGGTTCACCTGCCTACATCTACGTACGGGCGGATCTTCAGGCCCGCTTCGACTCCCCGCTGCCCGGCTGGAACTCGCACGCCGAGCCCTTCGGGATGCGGCCGGAGTTCGAGGCGGCGGACGGCGCCGTGCGGGGCCGGGTCGGTACGCCGGACATCTTGTCGATGCTGGCCCTGGACGCCGCCCTCGACGTGTGGGACGGGGTCTCCATCGACGCCGTACGGGCCAAGTCCCTTGCCCTGACGGACTTCTTCGTCGAGTGCGTGCGCGCCTACGTCCCCGAGGGCAGGGTCGAGGTGCTCACCCCGGCCGCCCACGAGGAGCGCGGCAGCCAGGTCGCCCTGCGGTGCCACGACGCGGGTGACGTGATGCGGCGCCTGGTCGAGCAGGGCGTGGTCGGCGACTTCAGGGCGCCGGACGTGCTCCGCTTCGGCTTCACGCCGCTGTACGTCGGCTTCGCCGATGTGGAGCGGGCGGCAGGGGTGTTGGCGCGGACGCTGGGCGACTCCGCGAGCTGA
- a CDS encoding alpha/beta hydrolase: MPDDAAAVARDAAEADAALSHPAVTPDATAAYGEHPDQVVDFYEPRTGGDAPAPLVVVLHGGAWRAPYDRLHITPFADFLARRGFAVANVEYRRGGSIPTQGEGLVAGRWPETFDDVAAAFDALPDLVREHLPVADTRRTVVTGHSAGGHLALWAGARHVLPEGSPWRIGRPAPFRGVVALAPIADFRAAQELGVCSDASLQLLGGRDKFEERLPHADPAALLPTGIATTVVQGRTDIVVPEAVAEAYADAAAKAGEVVGLTLLEDVGHFPLIDPAADACAVVAEEISQLAF; the protein is encoded by the coding sequence ATGCCGGACGACGCCGCCGCAGTGGCCCGTGATGCCGCCGAGGCCGACGCCGCCTTGTCGCACCCCGCGGTGACGCCCGACGCCACCGCCGCGTACGGCGAGCACCCCGACCAGGTGGTCGACTTCTACGAGCCCCGGACCGGCGGTGACGCCCCGGCCCCGCTGGTCGTCGTGCTGCACGGGGGCGCCTGGCGTGCTCCGTACGACCGCCTGCACATCACGCCCTTCGCGGACTTCCTCGCCCGGCGCGGCTTCGCCGTGGCCAACGTCGAGTACCGCCGCGGTGGTTCCATCCCCACTCAGGGCGAGGGGCTCGTCGCGGGGCGCTGGCCCGAGACCTTCGACGACGTGGCCGCCGCCTTCGACGCGCTGCCGGATCTCGTACGGGAGCATCTGCCGGTGGCCGACACGCGCCGCACCGTCGTCACCGGCCACTCCGCGGGCGGCCACCTCGCCCTGTGGGCCGGGGCCCGGCATGTGCTGCCCGAGGGCTCCCCCTGGCGCATCGGCAGGCCCGCTCCCTTCCGGGGTGTCGTCGCTCTCGCGCCCATCGCCGACTTCCGCGCGGCGCAGGAGCTGGGCGTCTGCTCGGACGCGTCCCTGCAACTGCTCGGCGGCAGGGACAAGTTCGAGGAGCGGCTGCCGCACGCCGACCCCGCGGCCCTGCTGCCGACCGGCATCGCCACGACCGTCGTCCAGGGGCGTACGGACATCGTCGTGCCGGAGGCGGTCGCCGAGGCGTACGCCGACGCGGCGGCCAAGGCGGGCGAGGTGGTGGGGTTGACGCTTCTGGAGGACGTGGGCCACTTCCCGCTCATCGACCCGGCGGCCGACGCGTGCGCGGTGGTGGCGGAGGAGATCTCGCAGCTGGCGTTCTGA
- a CDS encoding cytochrome P450, which translates to MDAPLADFAPWSPEFIADPYPAYARLRATGRVHYFGATDQWLIPHHADVSALLRDRRLGRTYLHRFTHEEFGRQAPPPEHEPFHVLNDNGMLDLEAPTHTRIRRLVSKAFTPRTVEQLRLYVEELADRLVRDLVAEGGGDLAARVAEPLPVSVIAQMLGIPEADREQLRPWSADICGMYELNPSEGTAARAVTASLEFSAYLRELIAVRREKPGDDLISGLIAAYEGGESLSEQEMISTCVLLLNAGHEATVNATVNGWYALFRNPAQLAALRADPERLIPTAVEELMRYDTPLQLFERWVLDDIEIDGTVIPRGSEVALLFGSANHDPALFSAPAELDLARAENPHISFSAGIHYCIGAPLARIELAASLGALLRRAPGLTLAAEPERKPNFVIRGLRELLVEV; encoded by the coding sequence ATGGACGCCCCTCTCGCCGACTTCGCCCCCTGGTCCCCGGAGTTCATCGCCGACCCCTACCCGGCCTATGCGCGACTGCGGGCCACCGGGCGCGTGCACTACTTCGGGGCCACCGACCAGTGGCTGATCCCGCACCACGCGGACGTCTCCGCGCTGCTGCGGGACCGGCGGCTCGGGCGGACCTATCTGCACCGTTTCACGCACGAGGAGTTCGGGCGGCAGGCGCCGCCGCCCGAGCACGAGCCGTTCCACGTCCTGAACGACAACGGCATGCTCGACCTGGAGGCCCCAACCCACACCCGCATCCGCCGCCTGGTGTCGAAGGCCTTCACGCCTCGCACCGTGGAGCAACTCAGGCTGTACGTCGAGGAGTTGGCCGACCGGCTCGTACGGGACCTCGTGGCCGAGGGGGGCGGCGACCTCGCCGCCCGCGTCGCCGAGCCGCTGCCGGTCTCCGTCATCGCACAGATGCTGGGCATCCCGGAGGCCGACCGGGAGCAGCTGCGGCCCTGGTCGGCCGACATCTGCGGGATGTACGAGCTGAACCCGTCCGAGGGGACCGCGGCCCGCGCCGTCACGGCCTCGCTCGAATTCTCCGCGTACCTGCGCGAACTCATCGCCGTGCGCCGCGAGAAGCCCGGCGACGACCTGATCTCGGGGCTCATCGCCGCGTACGAGGGAGGTGAGTCCCTGAGCGAGCAGGAGATGATCTCCACCTGCGTGCTGCTGCTCAACGCGGGGCACGAGGCGACGGTCAACGCCACCGTCAACGGCTGGTACGCGCTGTTCCGCAACCCGGCGCAACTGGCCGCCCTGCGCGCGGACCCCGAGCGCCTGATCCCCACCGCCGTCGAGGAGTTGATGCGGTACGACACCCCGCTCCAGCTCTTCGAGCGGTGGGTTCTGGACGACATCGAGATCGACGGCACCGTGATCCCGCGCGGCAGCGAGGTCGCCCTCCTCTTCGGATCGGCGAACCACGACCCCGCGCTGTTCTCCGCCCCCGCCGAACTGGACCTGGCCCGCGCCGAGAACCCGCACATCTCCTTCAGCGCGGGCATCCACTACTGCATCGGCGCACCCCTGGCCCGCATCGAACTCGCGGCGTCGCTCGGAGCGTTGCTCCGCAGGGCGCCCGGCCTGACGCTCGCCGCCGAGCCGGAGCGCAAGCCGAACTTCGTGATCCGGGGGCTGCGGGAGCTGCTCGTGGAGGTCTGA
- a CDS encoding response regulator transcription factor, with amino-acid sequence MTIRVLIADDQMMVREGFSVLLNAMPDFEVVGEAVNGREAVDRVRELSPDVVLMDIRMPVLNGIEATREIVAADVTSKVLVLTTFDLDEYVYQALRAGASGFLLKDASARQLADGVRVVAAGEALLAPSVTRRLITEFSKLGETPRLSATAQAQAYGELTERETEVLVLIAQGLSNGEIASRLVVAESTIKTHVSRILVKLGLRDRTQAAVFAYEARLVTPG; translated from the coding sequence ATGACGATCCGCGTACTGATCGCCGACGACCAGATGATGGTCCGCGAAGGCTTCTCCGTCCTGCTCAACGCCATGCCGGACTTCGAGGTCGTCGGCGAGGCCGTCAACGGCCGCGAGGCGGTCGACCGCGTCCGCGAGCTCAGCCCGGACGTCGTCCTGATGGACATCCGCATGCCCGTGCTGAACGGCATCGAGGCCACCCGCGAGATCGTCGCCGCCGACGTCACGTCGAAGGTCCTCGTCCTCACCACGTTCGACCTGGACGAGTACGTCTACCAGGCGTTGCGGGCGGGGGCCTCCGGTTTCCTGCTCAAGGACGCCTCGGCGCGCCAACTCGCGGACGGTGTACGGGTCGTGGCCGCCGGCGAGGCCCTGCTCGCGCCCTCCGTCACGCGCCGCCTCATCACGGAGTTCTCCAAGCTGGGCGAGACGCCGCGCCTCTCGGCGACCGCGCAGGCGCAGGCGTACGGCGAGCTCACCGAGCGCGAGACCGAGGTGCTCGTCCTCATCGCCCAGGGCCTGTCCAACGGGGAGATCGCCTCGCGCCTCGTGGTCGCCGAGTCCACGATCAAGACGCACGTGAGCCGCATCCTGGTGAAACTGGGCCTGCGGGACCGCACCCAGGCGGCGGTCTTCGCGTACGAGGCGCGGCTGGTCACGCCGGGCTGA
- a CDS encoding histidine kinase produces the protein MTDATKNAPSSNRSPEYRLAVGALGGLRQDLFRGAFDYRPLQAMRTDGALTRRLPARIRQYAGWAPHAAVLTAAFFTFLVAYADDSGGLDYVLTGLVPAAAVAMTLLRPIAAWWVLVASTPFSGAIGSHWDSGYPWADSVFIAHLAVMTVITLRTRPRTGAWMWVGTALYGIAAEVFLSPGYSTNLPQMLFFSALALLAASLVHIRREAKHEVSVQRTVTEMERGKRTLLEERTNIARELHDVVAHHMSVVAIQAEAAPYRVENPPPELEQAFVTIRENAVAALTELRRVLGVVRAEDYEAPDAPQPTLGDLDRLIANVRETGLDVEKVVTGAVRELPQGVELSAYRIVQEALSNTLRHAPGATARVEVGYVLGGLGLRIVNGPATGLVKPSPGAGHGLTGMRERVTMLDGEMTTAETADGGYEVTVFLPVVSASQPTGGQE, from the coding sequence GTGACTGACGCGACCAAGAACGCCCCCAGCAGCAACCGCAGCCCGGAGTACCGCCTGGCCGTGGGCGCGCTCGGGGGGCTTCGGCAGGACCTCTTCCGGGGCGCCTTCGACTACCGACCGCTGCAAGCGATGCGTACGGACGGGGCCCTCACCCGGCGCCTCCCGGCCCGCATACGCCAGTACGCCGGCTGGGCCCCGCACGCGGCGGTCCTGACGGCCGCCTTCTTCACCTTCCTCGTCGCGTACGCGGACGACTCCGGCGGCCTCGACTACGTCCTCACCGGGCTCGTCCCGGCCGCCGCCGTCGCCATGACCCTGCTCAGGCCCATCGCCGCCTGGTGGGTCCTGGTCGCGAGCACGCCCTTCTCCGGCGCCATCGGCAGCCACTGGGACAGCGGCTATCCGTGGGCCGACAGCGTCTTCATCGCGCACCTCGCCGTGATGACGGTGATCACCCTGCGGACCCGCCCCCGCACCGGCGCCTGGATGTGGGTGGGCACGGCCCTCTACGGCATCGCCGCCGAGGTCTTCCTCAGCCCGGGGTACTCGACCAACCTGCCGCAGATGCTGTTCTTCTCCGCGCTCGCCCTCCTCGCCGCCTCCCTCGTGCACATCCGCCGCGAGGCCAAGCACGAGGTCAGCGTCCAGCGGACGGTCACCGAGATGGAGCGCGGCAAGCGCACCCTCCTGGAGGAGCGGACGAACATCGCGCGCGAACTGCACGACGTGGTCGCGCACCACATGTCGGTGGTCGCCATCCAGGCGGAGGCCGCGCCCTACCGCGTCGAGAACCCGCCCCCGGAGCTGGAGCAGGCGTTCGTCACGATCCGCGAGAACGCCGTGGCCGCCCTGACGGAGCTGCGCCGCGTCCTCGGTGTCGTACGCGCGGAGGACTACGAGGCTCCGGACGCCCCGCAGCCCACCCTCGGCGACCTCGACCGGCTCATCGCGAACGTCCGCGAGACCGGCCTCGACGTCGAGAAGGTCGTCACCGGAGCCGTCCGCGAACTCCCGCAGGGCGTCGAGCTCTCCGCGTACCGCATCGTGCAGGAGGCGCTGAGCAACACCCTGCGCCACGCGCCCGGCGCCACGGCCCGCGTCGAGGTCGGCTACGTGCTGGGCGGCCTTGGACTGCGCATCGTCAACGGGCCCGCGACCGGCCTGGTCAAGCCCTCGCCCGGAGCGGGGCACGGACTCACCGGCATGCGGGAGCGTGTCACGATGCTGGACGGCGAGATGACGACGGCGGAGACCGCCGACGGTGGCTACGAAGTCACCGTCTTCCTGCCGGTCGTGTCCGCGTCGCAGCCCACCGGAGGCCAGGAATGA
- a CDS encoding ABC transporter permease has protein sequence MTAVTGAPGFAPRASRQLAGTGALLRLGLRRDRVMMPVWVIVVAGMVLAMPGSLEKTYGTAVERAEAMRTMNANSSMRALYSPVFGDSVGALSAWRIGVYAAILAAVMSLIIVVRHTREEEETGRQEMLSAAMVGRRAPLTAALLAAFVANAAVGLLVAGGMAGQGSAGALALGLGVAGTGMLFATAAAIVAQLTESARLAKGLTSGVLGAAYVLKAAGDAGSERGESVLTWLSPLGWTENLRAYAGERWWVLLLIAAAIVTQGACAYGLAGRRDVGMSFLPTRPGPAKGVIGTAGGLAWRLQRGSVLGWTLGYLVAGVVFGGMVEGAADIVGDNASTRDVIERMGGQSGLTDAFLATMVGLLGMVASLYVVASVLRLHGEETSQRAEPVLAGAVGRLRWAGGHLVIAFGGAVLLMLVGGLGLALGYGKDLGPILGACLVQVAAVWVLGGLAVLLVGAFPRAAVGAWGVAGLCLAIGWIGPALDLPPVAMDVSPFGHLPKVPGSAMAWGPVWTLLALAAALTATGLASLRRRDLTT, from the coding sequence ATGACTGCCGTCACCGGAGCTCCGGGGTTCGCTCCCCGCGCCTCCCGTCAACTCGCGGGCACCGGAGCCCTGTTGAGGCTCGGCCTGCGCCGCGACCGCGTCATGATGCCGGTCTGGGTCATCGTCGTCGCGGGGATGGTGCTCGCGATGCCGGGCTCCCTGGAGAAGACGTACGGAACGGCCGTCGAGCGGGCCGAGGCCATGCGGACGATGAACGCCAATTCCTCGATGCGGGCGCTGTACTCGCCGGTGTTCGGTGACTCCGTCGGCGCGCTGTCCGCCTGGCGCATCGGGGTCTACGCCGCGATCCTCGCCGCCGTGATGAGTCTGATCATCGTCGTCCGGCACACGCGCGAGGAGGAGGAGACCGGCCGCCAGGAGATGCTCTCCGCCGCGATGGTGGGGCGGCGTGCGCCGCTGACCGCCGCGCTGCTCGCCGCGTTCGTGGCGAACGCGGCCGTGGGGCTGCTCGTCGCGGGCGGGATGGCCGGGCAGGGCTCGGCGGGGGCGCTCGCGCTGGGGCTCGGCGTGGCGGGCACCGGCATGCTCTTCGCCACCGCGGCGGCGATCGTCGCCCAGCTCACGGAGAGCGCGCGGCTCGCCAAGGGGCTGACGTCCGGGGTCCTCGGGGCCGCTTACGTACTCAAGGCCGCCGGTGACGCCGGGAGCGAGCGCGGGGAGTCCGTGCTGACCTGGCTCTCGCCCCTCGGCTGGACGGAGAACCTGCGGGCCTACGCCGGTGAGCGGTGGTGGGTGCTGCTCCTGATCGCCGCCGCGATCGTGACGCAGGGGGCTTGCGCGTACGGCCTGGCGGGGCGGCGGGACGTCGGGATGAGCTTCCTGCCGACCCGGCCGGGGCCGGCGAAGGGTGTGATCGGCACGGCGGGCGGGCTCGCTTGGCGGTTGCAGCGGGGCAGTGTGCTCGGCTGGACGCTCGGGTATCTGGTCGCCGGTGTCGTCTTCGGCGGGATGGTCGAGGGGGCGGCGGACATCGTCGGCGACAACGCCAGTACCCGGGACGTCATCGAGCGGATGGGCGGCCAGTCCGGCCTCACGGACGCCTTCCTCGCCACGATGGTCGGCCTGCTCGGGATGGTCGCCTCGCTGTACGTCGTCGCCTCCGTCCTGCGGCTGCACGGCGAGGAGACGTCGCAGCGGGCGGAGCCGGTGCTCGCGGGCGCGGTGGGACGGCTCCGCTGGGCCGGGGGCCACCTGGTCATCGCCTTCGGCGGTGCGGTGCTGCTGATGCTGGTGGGCGGGCTCGGTCTCGCCCTCGGGTACGGGAAGGACCTCGGGCCGATCCTGGGGGCGTGCCTGGTGCAGGTGGCGGCGGTCTGGGTGCTCGGCGGGCTCGCGGTACTGCTGGTGGGGGCCTTCCCCCGGGCGGCGGTGGGGGCCTGGGGGGTGGCAGGGCTCTGCCTGGCGATCGGCTGGATCGGCCCGGCGCTGGATCTCCCCCCGGTGGCGATGGACGTCTCTCCCTTCGGCCACCTCCCGAAGGTGCCGGGATCTGCGATGGCCTGGGGGCCGGTGTGGACGCTCCTCGCCCTGGCCGCGGCCCTGACGGCCACGGGCCTGGCGAGCCTGCGCCGCAGGGACCTGACCACGTAG
- a CDS encoding ABC transporter ATP-binding protein: protein MTKAITVSGLHKSFGRTHALDGLDLDVETGEVHGFLGPNGSGKSTTIRVLLGLLRADSGAAQLLGKDPWSDAVELHRRVAYVPGDVTLWRNLSGGEVIDLYGKLRGGLDRGRRADLVERFELDPTKKGRTYSKGNRQKVALVAAFASDVDVLILDEPTSGLDPLMEEVFQACVEEERERGRTILLSSHILSEVETLCDRVSIIRKGQTVESGSLADLRHLTRTSVTADLAGPPNGLARLPGVHDIDVSGQGDAGGHRVTLQVDTDKLDAVLRSLTESGVRSLLSTPPTLEELFLRHYQDDTGAVAR, encoded by the coding sequence ATGACGAAGGCAATCACCGTCTCCGGGCTGCACAAGTCGTTCGGCCGGACACACGCGCTCGACGGTCTCGACCTGGACGTCGAGACCGGCGAGGTCCACGGCTTCCTCGGCCCCAACGGCTCCGGGAAGTCCACGACCATCCGCGTCCTGCTCGGCCTGCTCCGCGCCGACTCCGGCGCCGCACAGCTCCTCGGCAAGGACCCGTGGAGCGACGCGGTCGAACTCCACCGGCGCGTTGCGTACGTCCCCGGTGACGTCACCCTGTGGCGCAACCTCTCCGGCGGCGAGGTCATCGACCTCTACGGGAAGCTGCGCGGCGGCCTCGACCGGGGGCGCAGGGCGGACCTCGTCGAGCGGTTCGAACTCGACCCGACCAAGAAGGGCCGCACGTACTCCAAGGGCAACCGGCAGAAGGTCGCCCTCGTCGCCGCCTTCGCCTCGGACGTCGACGTGCTGATCCTCGATGAGCCGACCTCCGGGCTCGACCCGCTCATGGAGGAGGTCTTCCAGGCGTGCGTCGAGGAGGAGCGGGAGCGGGGCCGCACCATCCTCCTGTCCTCGCACATCCTCAGCGAGGTGGAGACGCTCTGCGACCGCGTCAGCATCATCAGGAAGGGGCAGACCGTCGAGTCCGGCTCGCTCGCCGACCTGCGCCATCTGACCCGGACCAGCGTCACCGCCGATCTTGCGGGGCCGCCCAACGGGCTCGCGCGGCTGCCCGGCGTCCACGACATCGACGTGTCCGGACAGGGTGACGCGGGCGGGCATCGCGTCACGCTCCAGGTCGACACCGACAAGCTGGACGCCGTGCTGCGTTCGCTCACCGAATCCGGGGTCCGCTCGCTCCTCTCCACGCCGCCGACGCTGGAGGAACTCTTCCTGCGGCACTACCAGGACGACACGGGGGCGGTCGCGCGATGA
- a CDS encoding MarR family transcriptional regulator, whose amino-acid sequence MPKESPPPPSDRDRDRDRDRDGERVGRFVEQFASQLVEAGMPRMPARIFAALLAADSGALTSAQLGEQLQVSPAAVSGAVRYLTQQHMVSREREPGSRRDIFRVHSNQWYEALANRDGILKRWESALSDGVASLGADTPAGRRLAETLAFFEFVEHELAQMLERWRVHRESLFGK is encoded by the coding sequence ATGCCCAAGGAGTCACCGCCGCCGCCGAGCGATCGCGACCGCGACCGTGACCGTGACCGTGACGGCGAGCGCGTCGGCCGCTTCGTCGAACAGTTCGCCTCGCAGCTGGTCGAGGCCGGAATGCCGAGGATGCCCGCCAGGATCTTCGCGGCGCTCCTCGCCGCGGACTCGGGCGCGCTGACATCGGCGCAGCTCGGCGAGCAGCTCCAGGTGAGCCCGGCGGCCGTCTCGGGGGCGGTCCGCTATCTCACGCAGCAGCACATGGTGTCCCGGGAGCGCGAGCCCGGCTCGCGCCGGGACATCTTCCGGGTGCACAGCAACCAGTGGTACGAAGCGCTGGCCAACCGTGACGGCATCCTCAAGCGCTGGGAGAGCGCCCTGAGCGACGGTGTCGCCAGCCTGGGCGCCGACACCCCGGCGGGCCGCCGCTTGGCCGAGACGCTCGCCTTCTTCGAGTTCGTCGAGCACGAACTGGCGCAGATGCTGGAACGCTGGCGGGTGCACCGGGAGAGCTTGTTCGGCAAGTAG
- a CDS encoding diacylglycerol kinase family protein, with product MSARDQLLVVIDPVARRTDGESVRIAKDVLGAGASVRVCLPESPEDFAKALARRGARRPVVIGDDRALARAVGFLHREREFARCALSVVPVGASQTLARALGVPAGAVAAARAVLEGAERRLDLLVDDRDGVVLGELRIPPVAASVAGGVPMDGHPWLRTCQSFVRTLAARPSRVASAPGPAPARLRVEADGVVVVDLDQPVEGVAVNPAADGFAEVEVRPSSVGAEASPLRVRARTVTVSGADFRYRADAVVGGPVRTRTWAVRASAWGLTLPR from the coding sequence TTGTCGGCTCGCGACCAGCTGCTAGTCGTCATCGACCCGGTCGCCCGGCGCACGGACGGTGAGTCGGTAAGGATCGCGAAGGATGTGCTCGGCGCGGGCGCCTCCGTTCGCGTCTGCCTGCCCGAAAGCCCCGAAGACTTTGCGAAAGCCCTGGCCAGGCGGGGTGCGCGGCGTCCTGTGGTGATCGGGGACGACCGTGCTCTCGCGCGGGCGGTGGGGTTCCTCCACCGGGAGCGGGAGTTCGCTCGATGCGCACTCTCCGTAGTTCCCGTGGGGGCGTCGCAGACTCTCGCGCGGGCGCTCGGAGTGCCCGCCGGGGCGGTCGCGGCGGCGCGGGCGGTGCTCGAAGGGGCCGAGCGGCGGCTGGATCTGCTCGTCGACGACCGGGACGGGGTGGTCCTCGGGGAGCTGCGGATCCCGCCGGTCGCCGCCTCGGTCGCCGGGGGCGTGCCGATGGACGGCCACCCGTGGCTGCGGACCTGCCAGTCCTTCGTGCGCACGCTCGCCGCGCGGCCCTCACGGGTCGCTTCGGCGCCGGGGCCCGCTCCGGCGCGGCTGCGGGTGGAGGCCGACGGGGTGGTCGTGGTGGACCTGGACCAGCCGGTGGAGGGGGTCGCGGTGAACCCCGCCGCCGACGGCTTCGCCGAGGTGGAGGTGCGCCCCTCGTCGGTGGGCGCCGAGGCGTCGCCGCTGCGGGTGCGGGCCCGGACGGTGACGGTGTCGGGGGCGGACTTCCGCTACCGGGCGGACGCGGTGGTGGGGGGTCCGGTGCGCACGCGTACGTGGGCGGTGCGGGCCAGTGCGTGGGGTTTGACGCTGCCTCGCTGA